The window AAATCTCGGTTACTTTCTCATCATATTTTTTTAATATGGTTTCCAATTTACTATCATTAATTTTAGATATTTTAAATTTGATATAAAAACCATCAGCACATGAATTCGTGTCCAGAATTGTCCCTAAAGTACTTATTGCGTTAAGTATATTAGATGTATTTGATTGAACCTTAATTTCTTTAATGAGAATATTCTTTTCATAAGCTTCACGAAGGGCTACGGTTAGGTCAGATAATAAATAACCCCGTGTTGCAGAAATGAAAATTGCGGGTTCATACTTTTCTCTTAAATAATCAATGTTACTTTTATTTTTGAGCAGATCGATTTTGTTGAAGACTGTAATTGTGGGTTTATCAGAAATATTTAATTCGCTGAGCACATGGTTTACAGATTGTACCTGGTCCTCAAATAAAGGATGGCTAATATCTACAATATGCAGCAATAAATCGGCGAAAATCGTTTCTTCCAATGTACTACGAAATGAAGCTACCAGGTTGTGCGGTAATTTTCGAATAAAACCAACCGTATCAATCAAAAGAATTCGAATCTCCGAGCCAATCTGAAACCCTCGAACCGTTGGATCAAGTGTAACAAACAAACGGTTCTCGGTAACTACTTCTGCGTTTGTTAGTGCATTTAAAATAGTAGATTTACCAGTGTTGGTATATCCGACAAGAGCCACCTTAAAAAGATCTTTCCTGTTTTGTCGTCGTGTACCTCGTTGCTGGGATATTTTTTTCAAATCCGCTTTTAAATTCGATATCCGCTTATCAATCAGCCGGCGATCTGTTTCTAACTGTGTTTCTCCCGGACCCCTTGTGCCAATACCCCCTTCCTGCCGGGAAAGGTGGCTCCAACGACGGGTTAACCGGGGTCGAAGATATTCTAATTGAGCAAGCTCTACTTGGGTTTTTGCTTCTCGGGTCTTTGCCCGCCTCGCGAAAATATCCAGAATTAACCCGCTTCTATCTATTACTTTTGCTTCTGTAATATTTTCCAGGTTTCGTACTTGAGCCGGAGTAAGATCATCATCGAAAACAACCAAATCCAATTTCAATTTCTTAACTTTCTCAGCCAGCTCTAAAGCTTTTCCTTTCCCGATAAAATATGCGGGATCGATTTTTTTCCGCTCCTGAATTATTCGATCGACTACCTCGGCCCCGGCGGTATTAACCAACAAACTTAGTTCATCCAGATAGTCATTTACTTCCCATTCTTTTTGAATGGGCATTTTTACGGTTACTAAAATCGCCAGTTCTGTACCGTTTTGCCAATTGTCAACTTGATGAGTCAAAGCCAGTTATTCATTCTCCTTCACTAACTTTTTAATGCCGGGAATATTTGATAGGAGGTCTTCCCGCGATAATAACATTTCACAAATCATGAACACGATTGCTAGTATAAAAAACCACTTAGTAAATTCACTACCAAACCTGTTTTTTTTAATCTGTTCTCCAAAAGCCCCACTAACAGATAGCGCCATAGATTGCCCTGCTAATATATCATCCAGGTCTTTAAGTGAAATCCTTTCGAAACCTGACTCTTTAGTATCGACGTTCACAGCCCATTGTTTGATCACAGTAGTGCCTTTTAGTAACTTATAAATTCCAGGAATTTTTGTATTGGTATAGCGGATCTGAAGAGAAATACCAGTTTGCTTCGGTGTAACCTTTTCTTCCACACCATCAGGCCTCAGAATCGAATAAGACGCTTCAGGATCATAGAGTTCACTTTGAAGTTCTTCGCCAACCATCGATGTAGAAGCTTGTTGCTGATTTTGTGATGCCAAATAAATTACACTCCGGTAAATCAATGGTGGAAAAATAGACTTATAGACCATGTTATTCCATTCGGGATCCAACCCTGATGTAAACAAAAAGATAGTTCCTTTTTCGATATTTGAAACATGGAGAAACGGAGAGTTATCATTGTATTTGATTACATCGGCTCCACCTGATTGAGAATCGAGATTTAGCCGAAAGTAAAACTGCGGCGAATCCAATTTATCAATTTTCCCGCGGAACACATTTGAAAATATCGGGTGCTTGAAATCTATTGATCCCCAGCCAATGTAAGATTCAACTTTTCCCAGGGTTCCCGTACTGCCTCGAAATACCGGAGCTCCAAGGGGAGTTAGAAATCTCTCATTTAGGCCTCGAATATCGGTTTGGCCGCCAGGAAAAAAGATCATATGTCCGCCACCGTGAACATATTGGATGAGTCTGGCAATATCACTTTCAGATAAAATGGATTGATCCGCCATAATTACAACCGGGAATTGAGAAAGGGGAATATCCAAATTCTGCAGTTGATTCACACGTTTAAAAACGAATAACCGGTTTTGTTCGGGTTTGGGTGCAAGAGCAAGTTTCAGATAATCCAAATCTTCTTGATCGCCAAGCAAAAGTATGGAGATCTTCTTATGAAGATAAAAAGTAAAATATCCCCGGTTGTCTTCCAGAAGCGGATCGTCTTCCAGTTCCACCATGCCAGAAATAAAGCCAGTTTCTTTTAATGTTAGGTTAAAAGAAATATTTTCGCTTCTGCTTTTTGGAATACTCAACGTATTTTGCCCCACTCTATTTTCCATTAAAAAAGCATGTACCATCAAGTCTTCCAGGTCGCCATTGCCAAAATTACCGATGTCTGCAATAACAGCAACAGGCCTGCTTAATTCAATGATCTGCTCTTGTAATTCTACTTTTATAAGGCCGGCATTACGATCCTCTACATCACTCAAATCAATCGTGAAATAGCGTACCCCGGATACTTCAAGTGAGGTTTCTTTCAGGTCTTCAAGCTGCCATGAACTTTTTTGAAAATCCGAAAGAATATACATTTCTTTATTCGGAAAAATTGACTTGTCCAAGTAAGCTGCGGCTTGATTAACGGTTTGGAACATATTCCCATAAAGCATACTTGCCGAAGAATTTTTAAGTAAATTTATTATGGCATCCGGAGTTTCAAAAGTTTGTTGGGAAGACAAGTCTCCAACCGGACAAGGTACAAAAAGACTTATTTGATCTCCATGGTTCAATTGCTTCAAGATATTGCTTACGGATTTTACAGCCGAACTATAACGAGTACCGGCAGGGCCCTCCCAACGCATACTTAATGAATTGTCCAGTACTATTGCCGCAGCAGTTCGAACATTTGCTTTCCCCAGGAAAAAACTACTCGATCGTATTGTTGGTCTTGCCATTGCCATAACTGCCATTGCGATAACCAAGGCTCTAAGGAGTAAAAGGATGATCTGTCTAAGCTTCAGACGGCTCATCTGTTTTTTCTGCAATTCTTTAAGGAAAAAAATGGTGCTAAATGGTACTCGTGTGGCTTTGCGCCGGTTAAACAAATGGATAAGGATTGGCAGGCTTACCGCAAACAATCCATATAAAAAATAACTTTGTAAAAAGGAAAACATTTATATTTCTAGATAGTTGTGGTTCATCCTATTAATAACACAGTTATAATCAATTAAAATATTCAGACAAGATTAACAGGATGTCCAGGATTTAATAATCGACAAATGAAGTATAATTGTTGACATTTTTTTAAAGCGTATTAAGTATATCATTCAAATACTAATTTCCTCTTTGCTTTGTTCAACTAACTCTTTC is drawn from candidate division KSB1 bacterium and contains these coding sequences:
- the hflX gene encoding GTPase HflX, which produces MPIQKEWEVNDYLDELSLLVNTAGAEVVDRIIQERKKIDPAYFIGKGKALELAEKVKKLKLDLVVFDDDLTPAQVRNLENITEAKVIDRSGLILDIFARRAKTREAKTQVELAQLEYLRPRLTRRWSHLSRQEGGIGTRGPGETQLETDRRLIDKRISNLKADLKKISQQRGTRRQNRKDLFKVALVGYTNTGKSTILNALTNAEVVTENRLFVTLDPTVRGFQIGSEIRILLIDTVGFIRKLPHNLVASFRSTLEETIFADLLLHIVDISHPLFEDQVQSVNHVLSELNISDKPTITVFNKIDLLKNKSNIDYLREKYEPAIFISATRGYLLSDLTVALREAYEKNILIKEIKVQSNTSNILNAISTLGTILDTNSCADGFYIKFKISKINDSKLETILKKYDEKVTEI
- a CDS encoding BatA domain-containing protein; this translates as MFSFLQSYFLYGLFAVSLPILIHLFNRRKATRVPFSTIFFLKELQKKQMSRLKLRQIILLLLRALVIAMAVMAMARPTIRSSSFFLGKANVRTAAAIVLDNSLSMRWEGPAGTRYSSAVKSVSNILKQLNHGDQISLFVPCPVGDLSSQQTFETPDAIINLLKNSSASMLYGNMFQTVNQAAAYLDKSIFPNKEMYILSDFQKSSWQLEDLKETSLEVSGVRYFTIDLSDVEDRNAGLIKVELQEQIIELSRPVAVIADIGNFGNGDLEDLMVHAFLMENRVGQNTLSIPKSRSENISFNLTLKETGFISGMVELEDDPLLEDNRGYFTFYLHKKISILLLGDQEDLDYLKLALAPKPEQNRLFVFKRVNQLQNLDIPLSQFPVVIMADQSILSESDIARLIQYVHGGGHMIFFPGGQTDIRGLNERFLTPLGAPVFRGSTGTLGKVESYIGWGSIDFKHPIFSNVFRGKIDKLDSPQFYFRLNLDSQSGGADVIKYNDNSPFLHVSNIEKGTIFLFTSGLDPEWNNMVYKSIFPPLIYRSVIYLASQNQQQASTSMVGEELQSELYDPEASYSILRPDGVEEKVTPKQTGISLQIRYTNTKIPGIYKLLKGTTVIKQWAVNVDTKESGFERISLKDLDDILAGQSMALSVSGAFGEQIKKNRFGSEFTKWFFILAIVFMICEMLLSREDLLSNIPGIKKLVKENE